From the genome of Solibacillus sp. FSL H8-0538:
TGAATACAATATTACGGTGGAGTGTTACAAAACAGGGCAAGATCCAAAGCATCCGACACGCTCCTACAATATGCAAACAGGCAATGATTTTACGTACGGTCTAACACCAAGTGAAGCCAAAAAGCCAATTCAGTCAGCACAAGAGTTAAATGATGCGATGATTTCAGGCTTTTTACTCGGCATTCATAAAGCAGGGGCAACTGGAAAAACAGGGGCTGCACTTGAAGTAACAAACCCTGTTGTACGCCGCGTTCTGCAGGATTCCGTTCCAAACTGTATTGAGATGGCGTATGAACTCTCCATTTATCAAAATAAAAAGGGCATTTACCAAGTGCCAAAGCTATCGCCAACGGATATGAATACAATGTTGAATAAGTACGGTCCAGCACAAAGAGCAAAGAATATGCCGAACTAATAGGTGCTTTGGCGATGCTCGTACTTTTTGCGTGGAATTTTTCGAGTTATCCGCCAATTTTTTTGAGTTATCCGCCAAACTTTACGAGTTATCCGCCAAAATTACTCCTATATCCGCCAATTCACTGTGTTTATCCGCCAATTGTAAAAAAATCCATTCGGGGCAAGTTGCCTCGAATGGATTTTCTATTTATAAGACTTTCCCTAAAAATGCTTTTGTGCGCTCATTTTGAGGGTTCCCGAATAATTTATCTGGATGTCCTTCTTCCACAATATAACCACCGTCCATAAATAGTACACGGTCACCTACTTCACGTGCAAAACCCATTTCATGCGTTACGACTACCATTGTCATCCCTTCAAGTGCAAGGCTTTTCATTACTTCTAAAACCTCATTTACCATTTCAGGGTCTAGCGCTGATGTAGGTTCATCAAACAGCATAATTTTTGGCTTCATCGCGAGTGCACGGGCAATTGCTACACGTTGCTGCTGACCACCTGAAAGTTGCTGCGGGAAGTTATCTGCCTTTGCGCGTAATCCGACTTTATCTAAAAGTTCAAGCGCTAGCTGTTCTGCCTCTTTTTTAGATAATTTTCGAATTTGCATCGGCGCCATCATAATGTTATCAATAACTGACATATGTGGGAATAGGTTAAACTGCTGAAACACCATGCCGACTTCAGTACGAATTTCATTTATATTGGCTTTAGGATCATTAATTTTGACGCCTTCAATATAAATGGCTCCATCCGTTACTTCTTCCAGCAAGTTAATGCAACGAAGGAATGTACTTTTGCCTGAACCAGATGGCCCGATTACGCACACCACTTCTTTTTCTTTAATTTCATAATCGATACCTTTTAAAACTTCAAGCTTGCCGAAATGTTTGTGTAAATTTTCTACTTTAATCATGATTTAACGCGCCCTTTCTTTTACGCGGGTTGTAACTATTGTTTGCTCGTTTTTCAACAAACCCAATAATTTTTGTTACACCGTACGTTAAAACTAAATATAAGAACGCTGCAAATAAATACGGCTCCCAGAAACGTTGGTACGTTCCTGCAACTACTTTACTTACATATAAAATTTCTGAACCTGCGATGACTGTTACTAATGATGAATCTTTTAACAATGCAATAAATTCATTCCCTAGTGGTGGAATCATACGACGGAATGCTTGTGGTAGGATAACTTTGCGCATTGCTTGGTTATGAGTTAAACCAAGGGAACGAGCCGCCTCCATTTGTCCTTTATCAATTGATTGAATTCCTGCACGGAAAATTTCTGCATTGTATGCCGCGCTATTCAAAATTAAACCTATAATCCCGGATACCCACCAGCCCATTGACTGACCAAAAATTGTTGGGATTACCGCTAAGTGAATTAATAATAATTGTACGAGCATCGGTGTTCCACGAAATACATCGACGTAAAGCTTACATGGCCAATAAATCCACTTTTTCTTTGAAACTTCTCCTAGCCCTAAAAACAGACCGAAGAATATCCCACCAAAATAACCACATGCAGTTAGAACGATTGTTGCCCAAATACCTTTTATATATAATTCACGGTAGTTCCAGATTATATCCCAGCGGAAAAAATCAAAAAGCTCCATCTGAAACACCTCCATTTACTTTAGATTATTCGATTTCTTTAGTGCCTGTAATTTCAGCTAACTTACCGTTGTCTTTAATTTTTTGTAAACCTTCGTTTAATAAATCAAGTAATTCTTTGTTACCTTTTTTCACCATGAAGCCGAAGTGGTCTACTTTAAATGAATCATCTTCAATTGCTTTTAATCCTGAATCCGGATTATTTTTTAGGTAATCTAAAATAACGGCATTATCACCGATCGCTGCAACTGTCGCCCCTGTTAATACTTCTGTTAACGCAACCGAGAAGTTTTCATAGGCTAAAGTATTTGAGCTTGCAATCCCTTGTAATTCTTGTGCAGCAATATGACCTGTTGTATTGATTTGCACGGATACTTTTTTATCCTTTAACTCTTCAAAAGAAGCAATGTTTGAATCTTCTTTTGTCACGATTAGTAAAGATGCTTCATAGTATGGTTCTGTGAAATCGTATGTTTCTTTACGTTCATCTGTAATTGTGATCGCTGCTGCACCCATATCAACTTCGCCTGTTGTTACTTGGCTCATCATCGAGTCCCAACCAACGTTTTTAATTTCTGTCTCTACACCCATTTCTTCACCGATCGCTGCTAAAATCTCAGCATCAATTCCGACAACATTTCCTTTGTCATCCAGATACTCGAATGGTGCGTAAGTTGCCTCAGTACCTGCAACGATTTTTGTGATGTTGCCACCCGTATCTTTTGTTGAGCTATCCTCTGCACCACAAGCCGCTAAAATCATTGACGCAGCTGCAAATGGAGCAATTATTTTAAAGAATTTACTTGTTTTCATAATAATATTCCTCCTAAATAAATTAATGTTTTGTATACTGAATCATCAATACTTCGGTTTATTATACTGTTTGCCGAATTAATATACAACACCGAATTTTATAAATAATGATTATTATTGCACCGAAATGAATTTTTATAAACTATTCTACTATAGAAATTTAGTTTTATTCGAAAGACACATCTCCCCCAATATAGGGAGAGATGATGCCCTTCCTTATGTAGATAGGAAAGTTATACTTTTCTATCTACCAAATAAATATTCATATGACAAATCCCTTTTAGGCAAAAAAAAACGTCACATTTTGAGCATGTGACGTTTTTTATATAGTTGACGTTAACTGTTAAATGGAAATATTGTAAAAATTAGTATAAAGAGGATGAATTTGGGATAAAATAAATCGGTACAGTGTTCATACTATCCCAACCCTATTCATTCCCCATTGTATCTAATCAAGCTGCTAAACTAATCGCTACAATTGGGTAATAGCTATAAAATATATAAATTAAACAGTAAAATGGCGCCCTCGGAGGGAATCGAACCCCCAGCGGAAGAACCGGAATCTTCAGTGTTATCCATTACACCACGAGGACTAAGTATAAGAAAACAGTAAAATCATAAAGCGGATGAAAATAGGATGCTAAAACCTATTAACTGATTTTAGGCATTTTGACAATTTACTTCATGACTTTCCTATTATACAAAGGTCAGACGTACTTTTCAACTACCAATATCAGACTTTATATTTGACCATCATTGACTATTCTGTGTATGATAAGATTACAGCTGAAGTTATTTCCAATTTCAGCATAAAGTATACGAATTTACCCTTTATTAAAGGAGGATTTCCTAATGAATTTAATCCCTACAGTTATTGAGCAAACAAACCGCGGTGAACGTGCTTACGACATCTACTCACGTTTATTAAAAGACCGTATCATCCTACTAGGAAGTGCAATTGATGACAACGTAGCAAACTCAATCGTTGCCCAGCTACTTTTCTTAGAAGCTGACGATCCAGAGAAAGATATTTCTCTATACATTAACTCTCCAGGTGGATCAATCACAGCTGGTATGGCAATTTATGACACAATGAATTTCATCAAACCAAAAGTACAAACAATTTGTATCGGTATGGCGGCTTCAATGGGTGCATTCTTACTTTCAGCTGGTGAACCAGGCAAACGTTTTGCCCTACCAAATGCTGAAGTGATGATTCACCAACCACTTGGTGGCGCACAAGGTCAAGCAACTGAAATCGAAATCGCAGCAAAACGTATTTTATTCTTACGTGACAAATTAAACCGTATCATGGCAGCAAACACTGGCCAAGATTACGAAACACTTGCTCGTGATACAGATCGTGATAACTTCAAAACAGCTGAAGAAGCAAAAGCTTACGGCTTAATCGATCACATCATCGATCGCTCAGTTGAAAAGAAATAATTAGTATGTTAGAAAGGTATTTTACCCAGAAGTGGGTGAGATACCTTTTTTGTTTGGATTTAGAGTTAATTCAATTACATACCAGTAAGTGCGCCCACCATATTCTACACTCCTAGCATTTTTTCTCCACTTTTAGAAAGACACAACTCGCCCAAAATAGGGCGAGTTGATGTCCTTACTTATGCAGTTAAGAAAGTTATACTTTCTTAACCGCTAAAATATAACTCAATGTTCTCGACTAACTGCTCCGTAACAAAATGACTACCGTTGTCAATAAATTGGTCTGCTTTCGCGCAGCAGCGGTCCAAATACGTTTTACTTTCCTCACTCCAAGCAAGCGGAAATCACCTAATCCGTGATGCCATGTACTAGTAAAACCTTTATTTGTTCCATTGTGGCTTGTAGAAATTTTATGACAGCTAGCTGTCATAAATAACCACTCATCGCCACAATGGATGCTAATGACTGTCATTAAGAAAGAACCAACTAAAAATATGCTCACTAAACTGCAGTTAGCGAGCATACTCCTTAGTCTTCTTGTTCGATTAATTTTGCTAAAGACTCCACAACATTTTCTGCGTCTTGCCCGTCTGCAATTAATGTCACCTTTGTCCCTTTTGCAACTGCTAAGCTCATGATGCCCATGATAGACTTGGCATTTACTTTTTTATCTTCTTTTTGTAAAAAGATATCCGAACTAAAGCGGTTTGCTTCTTGTACGAAAAGCGCGGCTTGTCTTGCTTGTAAACCCGATTTTAATTTTACTTCTACTTGTTTTTCTACCATTCGCAAAACTCCCTTTCACAACCGTTCATAATTATATGTTTATCTTATCTAAATTGTCGGAAAAGAACAACGTCAGAATGCCCAAATAATGAAATCGTTACCATTTTAATTTTTAATTTGTTCTCCTCGACGAAGTCCATCGGCAATTTCATCAATTTTTCGTAGACGGTGATTAACACCAGACTTGCTTACGACACCCGTTGATACCATTTCTCCAAGCTCTTTTAAGGTAATATCCTGGTATTCTACGCGTAGACGTGCGATTTCTCGAAGCTTTTCAGGCAGCTGATCGAGTCCGATAGTATTTTCGATAAATCGAATATTGTCGACTTGTCGAATTGCAGCACCAATTGTTTTGTTTAAATTCGCCGTTTCGCAGTTAACTATACGATTGACGCTGTTCCGCATATCACGCACAATGCGTACGTCTTCAAATTTTAACATAGCTTGGTGTGCGCCAACTAAATTTAAGAAGTCCGAAATTTTCTCGGCCTCCTTTAAGTATGTGACAAAACCTTTTTTTCGTTCAATTGTTTTTGCATTGAGCTCGTAAGTATTCATTAAATCGGCTAGCGCCTCTCCATGCTCTTTATATAAAGAGTATACCTCTAAATGGTATGAAGAGGTTTCTGGATTGTTGACGGAGCCACCTGCTAAAAAGGCACCGCGCAAATAAGCTCGACGCTGATTATTTTTTGCAATTAATGTCTTTGCAATTGTATGATTAAGCTGAAAATCATCCGAAATAATTTGTAAATCCGTTAATAGCTCTTTTGCGCCATCGCGAACACGGCAAATATATACATTATTTTTTTTCAGTCTCATCTTCTTCCGAACTAATAGCTCTATATTATATGGATAGAGCTTTTTCATAATGGTATAAAGTCGTCTAGCAATCGCCGCATTTTCTGTTTGTACATCTAGGCTTAGCTGCCGATTTGCAAAGCTTAATGAACCATTCATTCGAATTAGGGCGGATACTTCTGCCTTTAAACTATTGTCATCTGTTTCTATTTGTGTGAGCTCTTTCTTTGTCTCTGATGCAAATGACATAGATTTGTCCCCCTTTCCTTGCAAACTATGTATGCTTAAATGATAACATACGGTTAATTATTTCTAGTATTTTCTTTGGTATTGTGCATGCTAGCATAGTCATTTAACCAGAGCGCTACATTTTTAGAATGATGACGAACAAAGCCGTTACGAATTGTAGCGATGTCTTTTTTTATAATATCAATGCCCATCTGCTCAAGTTTAGCCGTATCAAACTCGACAGGCTCGGCATTTTCTTCTTTATAATTTTCTTTAACGAGCGACGGTAATTCCATATCATTGATCAAAATGGACTGAATAAATGGTCGACCAACGTGTGCATGAATTGCTTCTACATGCTGTGAGGCAGTGTAATGAAGCGTTTCTCCCTTTTGCGTCATTAAATTGGAAATATAAATTTTATGCCCCTTTGCCCGTACAATCGCTTCACCTATTCCTTTAACGAGCAGATTTGGGATAATGCTCGTATACAAACTACCTGGCCCGATTAAAATATAGTCGGCGCGATTGATAGCTCGAATGGCTGCTGGCAGTGGCTTGACATTGTGTGGCTCTAAAAAGACACGTTTAATAGGTGCTTTACATAAAGGGATTTTGGATTCCCCTACAATATAAGTCCCATTTTGAAGCTCCGCATGTAGCGTTACCTTTTTGTTGGAGGCAGGGATAACTTTTCCGTGGACATTTAATACTTTACTCATCTCAGCAATCGCATGGTTAAAATCACCAGTAATATCGGTTAATGCCGTTAACATTAAATTCCCGAGAGAGTGGCCACCTAAATCATCTGACTGCGAAAAACGGTACTGAAACATTTGCTCTACTAATGGCTCCACATCCGAAAGGGCTGCAATTACGTTGCGAACATCTCCAGGTGGTGGGATATCATAGTCATCTCTAAGACGTCCAGAGGAACCGCCATCATCTGCTACCGTGACAATGGCAGTAATATCAAATGCATAATGCTTGAGCCCCCTAACTAATGTCGATAACCCTGTACCCCCACCAATGACAACGATGCGTGTCTTCTTTTTTTTCATTACATCAATCCTTTCTATGATTGATATCTCTGTGTGTAATAACCGTGTGCTCGGTGTTGCCTAATAATTTCCCAAAGTACTCGGCTAAAGTAACAGAACGGTGCTGGCCTCCTGTACAACCAAATGCAATGACAAGCTGAGATTTCCCTTCGTCCTTATATTGAGGAATCATAAATGCAAAAAGATCCGTCAACTTCGCAATAAGCTGCTGAGTCTCATCTGTCGCAAGCACATACGATGACACTTCGGTTTGCAAACCTGTTTTATGGCGTAATTCTTCAACATAATAAGGGTTTTTTAAGAAGCGCACGTCAAATACTAAGTCCGCATCAATTGGTAAGCCATGCTTGAAACCAAATGACATGACATTAATTGAAAATGTAGGGCTACTCATATTGGAAAACTCCGTTGCAATACGTTCGCGCAGTTCGCGAGGCTTTAAATTCGATGTATTCACAACTGTTTTGGCACGTCCCTTTAACTCAAATAACATTTTACGTTCATGCTGAATACCTTCTAGTGGTAGCCCGTGTGGTGCAAGTGGGTGTGAACGACGCGATTCCTTATAGCGGCGAACAAGTGTCGCATCATCTGACTCTAAAAATAAAATACGCGGAATAAGATCCTCTTCTTTTTGTAGTGCATCTAGCGACTCAATTAATGACTCGAAAAATTCACGTCCGCGTAAATCCATTACAACTGCAATACGCGTAATTTTTTTCTCAGATTCCTTTAATAAGGCTAAAAATGTCGTCAATAGCTCCGGTGGTAAATTGTCGACACAATAATAACCTAAATCCTCAAAGCTTTGGACTGCTACTGTTTTTCCTGCTCCCGACATGCCTGTAATAATGACTATCTCATGTGTATAGCATTGTCTACTACCCATGAATTTCATCTCCTCTACTATTGTTCAATGGATGTTTGGATGTTTTCGCTAAGTAGCTCGAATTCTTCTGTATATTCAAATGTACCATATTGCATCCCTTTATTTAATGCCGCAAATAATAAATTTGTGCGGTCACCTTGCGCCATTGGTAAATCATTTAGGCTTTCAAGTGGGTGCCAAGCTAACTTTCCTTCACGTGTTTCCTCAAACGGCGTGCCTTCTACTCCATGTGCGACAAATGTATAGAGCATCCATTCATCTAAAACGCGATCACCGTCTTTAATGACCATTGTATAAACACCTTTTAAATGTACATGTTTCGGTGTAACATTCGTTTCTTCTTTAAATTCACGAATAGCTGAATCATAAATCGATTCGCCTAATTCCATCTTGCCACCTGGTGCTACATACCAACCTCTTCTAGGTTTTTGTAGTAATAATACTTGTCCGTGCTGTACGGCTAACAAATTGGCAATTCTTTGCATATATACACCTCAAACCTTTTCTTTGCTCTTTGTTACTATTATACCGTTTCATGCGTCAACCGTAAAAGAACGCGTCCATTATCCTTTTATTTTTCACAGCAACAATAACAAAAGCGCTAAAGCGCCTGCTTAGCCCCGACAAACGCTGGAGATCCCGAAGCGAAAGTAAACGCTCCATCACTTTCGCCCGAGGGCAGACCGCGACCTCGAGGGGCTGGCGCTTTAGCCTAGACGTTGCATTTACTTATTTAATTGTTATCCACATGGCGAAATTTTATATTTTCCTTAACAATAAAAAGAGGTTGCTTCCATGTGTATCCACATGGAAGCAACCAAAAAAACTAAAAAAGGGGGTTAACAATTGATCCCGATTAATAGGCAGTAAATGCCTGATTAGTGAAACGAACAATGAACGAGAACATCCCCTATTCATTGAATTTTCACTTTATAGGTTTATCTTACACCTTCTTTGTTTCAAAACAATTACAATTAGATTAAGTACACATTAAAGATTAAGCCAGGCTAAATTTTTCTTTTAGCTCTTCTAAATAATGTTGCGCAGTTTGTGCTGCAATGCTTCCATCTCCTGTTGCAGTAACGATTTGACGTAACGTTTTGTCACGTACATCACCCGCTGCAAAAATACCAGGTACAGCTGTCTCCATTTTTTCATTTGTTACAACATAGCCCGCTTCGTTTAACACGTTCAGGCTTGCAAATGGTGAAGTTAGCGGTAGCATGCCGACATAAACGAATACACCATCCGTTGCCCACTCTGTTTCTGTACCATCTACTGTTGAAACAAGTGTTACACTTCCTACCTTTCCATCTGCTTCATGAATTTCTTTCACTGTTGTATTCCAGATGAAATCAACTTTTTCATTTGCAAATGCACGGTCTTGTAGAATTTTTTGTGCGCGTAATTTATCACGACGGTGCACAATTGTAACTTTTTCAGCGAAACGCGTTAAGTAAACGCCTTCCTCAACTGCAGAGTCTCCGCCACCAACTACAATTAAGTTCTTTTGCTTGAAGAATGCTCCGTCACATACTGCACAGTAGCTTACACCGCGTCCTCCCAGTTCTTTTTCACCTGGAACGCCCATTTTTTTATATTCTGCACCTGTTGAAATGATAATTGTACGTGTTTTATATTGTTTTTTTCCTGAGATGATTGTTTTGTATTCTTCGCCATCAATAATTTCAGTTACATCACCATATGCATATTCTGCACCGAATTTTTTCGCATGCTCAAACATTTTTGTAGAAAGTTCTGGCCCTAAAATATGATCAAATCCAGGATAGTTTTCAACTTCTTCTGTATTTGCCATTTGTCCACCGGGTATGCCGCGCTCGATCATTAATGTCGACATGTTTGCACGGGATGTATAAACTGCTGCTGTCATACCAGCCGGGCCTGCTCCGATAATCACTACATCATAAATTTTTTCGTCTGCCATGAAACTTCCTCCTCTAAGATGGAAACCAATTTAATATACATATATCGTACGCGATGCATGTAATTTGTTCAATTAAAAAGCTTAGTCTAGACTTGTCGGTACAAAGTCATATAATGCATCAATATACTTTGATAATGTTGCAACGGTTGTGTTGTATTTTAAGGCGATGTCTTTTTTTGTCACCGACTCTTCCATTGCTGCGTAATACGTAAATTCCATCGCTGCGGCAATAGCTTGAATATTCTTAAATGGATAATCATGTTCAAACGCTACTTCACTAATCGAGAACCAAATGTGTAAAATTTGCGCAACTTCCATCGTAATAGACCCATTAATGCGTACGATTTCTTCTGCGACATGCATTAATCGTTGGAAATAAAGCTCTTCTATCACCTTAGTATTAAACGGGTGCTCTAATGCGTATGCTAGACTTAACTTTTCGATATTTGAATAGTTTGATACGTCGACAATTGTTGGGTGCGAGATAATCTCTTGCTTATGCGCCGATGTTTTCAGTAAAAACAAACCAAACATACGGTCACTCACTTCTACGCTCGACAATTTACGCATGATAAGCTCACGGTTGTTTTCTGCTGATTTTTGGTAGTCCCCTGTAGCCGTATTTGACCACGGTTCATACCCTTCTTTCGTTGGGTCAAGCTCAATAAGTGATTTCCATGTTGCCTTCGCCACTTCCTCATGACCAGAGAAATACGCAGATTGTGCCAGCCAGAAGTAAAATCCAGGATCCCCCTCATAGCCGCGCTTGCTCATTGATCGAAGCCATTTATACGCGTCCTCATACTGCCCAACTAGCGCAAGACTTGCACCTAATTTATAGCGATTTTCCCATTCATAGGGTTGTATTTTCCGTAATAGCTCTAATAATGCGTTTAACTCTTTGTCATTTTTTTCGTAATAGGCAAATACAGTTAAGTTACATAAAGCATGTAAGTTGCCGTGATTTTCACGTAAAACCTGATGCAGTAATGCCTTCGCCTGTTCCGCTTCACCTACATAAAAATAAGCAAGTGCCAAATTATTATACGCTGCCCATAATTCTGGGTACAGCTCAATCGTTTCCTCAAGAATCCCAATAGCACGTGGGAATTCACCTTGCTCCATAAAGCGACGTGCCTTTTCCTGAGCTAACATTTTAGCCGAGTCATTGTCATCTATTTCCTCATAGTCATCCTGTTCAAATTCGACGAAATCTAAAATTTCCATCGCATCCTGCACATACATGCCGTCAGGATCCATCTCTAGATATTGGTTCGCATATTTTTTGGCATCATGCATAAGCCCCATGCAGCCAGAAACTTCTGCTAGCATAAAAACAATTTCAGCTTCACTTGGCTCTAGACTATAAGCTGTATGAATAAGCTCGTATGCGTGTTCGAAATTTTGTACTTCCATTTCTAAAATCCCATATTGTAATAATACAAGAGCATCGTCCGGGTTAAGTTCTGCCGCACGCTTAATATATTTATACGCTTTGTCCATTTCATCGCGATCAATCGCCTTTAGGGCTTTATTATAATAATAATCACCGTTCGGAATAAATGAAACGACATTACTACTTTTCACTTTTAAACGTTTATTTTCCAAAAAAATTCCTCCGAAATTAGAAAGACACATCTCGCCCAAAACAAAGGCGAGATGTTGTCCTTACTTATGTCGTTAAGTTAGTATGCTTTTATTAACGACCAAAGAAATAAGGAACGCTAGACACGTTCCTCACACAATTGTTTCTATTATAGCACATTCGCTTGTGCTGTCATTTATTTCTCATCATGACGCTTCGCTTTCAGTATAGTTTGTATCTAAAGCTCTTATTACTTTCTGTTATGTCGCTCTTCTAATACTGCTAATACGTCATACACATTCACTTTTTGCTCTTGTAGTAATACAAGTAAGTGATACATTAAATCCGCTGATTCCCATTTCACTTCTTCTGTATCACGGTTTTTCGCGCCGATGACGACTTCGGTTGCTTCTTCGCCAACCTTTTTACAAATTTTATCGATGCCTTTATCGAATAGGTACGTTGTGTACGCGCCTTCTGGCATATCGATTTCACGCTGACGGATAACGTCAACGAGCTGAGGTAAAATCGCCACTGAGCCAACTTTTGAGTTTTCAACGATTGTTTCTGTAAAGCAAGACGTTGTGCCGTTATGACACGCCGGGCCTGCTGGAAGTACTTCTACAACTAGTGCATCTTTATCGCAGTCTGTTTTGATTGAGATCACTTTTTGTGTATTACCGCTTGTTGCCCCCTTATGCCAAAGCTCTTCACGAGAACGTGAGTAAAACCAAGTTTCGCCTGTTTCTAGCGTTTTTGCTAATGATTCTTCATTCATATAAGCAACTGTTAATATTTCTTTTGATTGCGCGTTTTGAACAACGGCTGTAATTAAGCCTTGTTCGTTAAATTTTAATCCTTCAATCATCTGATAGGAACTCCTTTATCACGTAGATAAGCTTTTACTTCGGCTACGCTCGTTTCTTTATAGTGAAAAATAGATGCCGCGAGTGCCGCATCTGCATTAACGTCTTGTAAAACGGCAGCGAAATGCTCCGCGTTACCTGCTCCGCCACTTGCGATAACCGGAACTGTCACCGCATCACGCACGGCTTTTGTTAAGCCTAAATCAAAGCCCGACTTCTCACCATCTTTATTCATGCTTGTTAGTAAGATTTCACCTGCACCTAGGCGCACAGCTTCCTGTGCCCAGTCAACCGCTTTCCATGAAGTTTTATTGCGGCCACCATGCGTATAAACCATCCATGTACCGTCCTCTTCACTGTACCGTGCATCGATTGCGACAACAATGCATTGTGCACCGAAATAGTCAGAACCTTCTTTTATTAGCGTTGGACGTTCTAAAGCAGAAGTATTCACCGACACTTTGTCTGCCCCTGCACGTAAAATACGTTTCATATCATCTAGCGTGCGAATACCGCCACCTACTGTGAATGGAATGGCTAAACTTGCCGCTGTTTGGCGCACTACATCCACCATCGTCTCACGGCCTTCATGAGAAGCGGAAATATCGAGGAATACTAATTCGTCTGCGCCTTGCTCATCATAAAACTTCGCAAGTTCTACTGGATCTCCAGCATCGCGCAGCTCGACGAATTGAACTCCTTTTACAACACGGCCTTCTTTTACATCAAGGCACGGAATAATACGTTTTGTTAGCATGTAACTGTCACTCCTTTGAGCCATTGTGCTAGTAAATAGACACCGAACTGGCCTGATTTTTCTGGATGGAACTGCATGCCTGTAAATGTGCCATTTGCAACAATGCCAGGTACTTGTACACCTTCGTAATCAGCGCATGCTACAAGCTGCTCCTTGGCAATATTCGCCGCATAAAATGAATGCACGAAATAGACGAATTTGTCAGTCGGAGTTGCCTCTGATTTTAGCCAGTTTGGTACTTGGGCTAACTCCAACTCATTCCAGCCCATATGCGGAATACGTGAAACATCATGGAAGCGTTCAATGCGGCCTTTAAAAATACCAACGCCCTTAGTTAAAGCGACTTCCTCACTTTCCTCGAATAATAATTGCATGCCTAAACAAATGCCTAAAAGGGGCTTGTTCACTTCCTTCATTTCGTAAAGGAATGGAATTAAATTCGTCTCTTGTAAACGTTTCATTGCGTCGGGAAATGCACCAACACCCGGTAGTACCAGTGCATCTGCTGTACGGAGCTCCGCCACATCGCTTGTGACAACCACTTCACAGTTTAAGCGTTTTAACGCCTGTTCCACGCTAAATAAATTTCCCATGCCATAATCAATTACACCAATCTTCACGTTAACAGTCCTTTCGTTGACGGTACACCTTTCACACGTGGATCAATTTGTACTGCGTCATCAATTGCTCGT
Proteins encoded in this window:
- a CDS encoding spore coat protein codes for the protein MSNDYSANNEIPPLSMNHGAHEVLDVHEVLSSMIGGLNHYVLLRDQVQCPELLSILDKQYAFMLDEYNITVECYKTGQDPKHPTRSYNMQTGNDFTYGLTPSEAKKPIQSAQELNDAMISGFLLGIHKAGATGKTGAALEVTNPVVRRVLQDSVPNCIEMAYELSIYQNKKGIYQVPKLSPTDMNTMLNKYGPAQRAKNMPN
- a CDS encoding amino acid ABC transporter ATP-binding protein, giving the protein MIKVENLHKHFGKLEVLKGIDYEIKEKEVVCVIGPSGSGKSTFLRCINLLEEVTDGAIYIEGVKINDPKANINEIRTEVGMVFQQFNLFPHMSVIDNIMMAPMQIRKLSKKEAEQLALELLDKVGLRAKADNFPQQLSGGQQQRVAIARALAMKPKIMLFDEPTSALDPEMVNEVLEVMKSLALEGMTMVVVTHEMGFAREVGDRVLFMDGGYIVEEGHPDKLFGNPQNERTKAFLGKVL
- a CDS encoding amino acid ABC transporter permease, giving the protein MELFDFFRWDIIWNYRELYIKGIWATIVLTACGYFGGIFFGLFLGLGEVSKKKWIYWPCKLYVDVFRGTPMLVQLLLIHLAVIPTIFGQSMGWWVSGIIGLILNSAAYNAEIFRAGIQSIDKGQMEAARSLGLTHNQAMRKVILPQAFRRMIPPLGNEFIALLKDSSLVTVIAGSEILYVSKVVAGTYQRFWEPYLFAAFLYLVLTYGVTKIIGFVEKRANNSYNPRKRKGALNHD
- a CDS encoding basic amino acid ABC transporter substrate-binding protein, with the protein product MKTSKFFKIIAPFAAASMILAACGAEDSSTKDTGGNITKIVAGTEATYAPFEYLDDKGNVVGIDAEILAAIGEEMGVETEIKNVGWDSMMSQVTTGEVDMGAAAITITDERKETYDFTEPYYEASLLIVTKEDSNIASFEELKDKKVSVQINTTGHIAAQELQGIASSNTLAYENFSVALTEVLTGATVAAIGDNAVILDYLKNNPDSGLKAIEDDSFKVDHFGFMVKKGNKELLDLLNEGLQKIKDNGKLAEITGTKEIE
- the clpP gene encoding ATP-dependent Clp endopeptidase proteolytic subunit ClpP — protein: MNLIPTVIEQTNRGERAYDIYSRLLKDRIILLGSAIDDNVANSIVAQLLFLEADDPEKDISLYINSPGGSITAGMAIYDTMNFIKPKVQTICIGMAASMGAFLLSAGEPGKRFALPNAEVMIHQPLGGAQGQATEIEIAAKRILFLRDKLNRIMAANTGQDYETLARDTDRDNFKTAEEAKAYGLIDHIIDRSVEKK
- a CDS encoding HPr family phosphocarrier protein, producing MVEKQVEVKLKSGLQARQAALFVQEANRFSSDIFLQKEDKKVNAKSIMGIMSLAVAKGTKVTLIADGQDAENVVESLAKLIEQED
- the whiA gene encoding DNA-binding protein WhiA; this encodes MSFASETKKELTQIETDDNSLKAEVSALIRMNGSLSFANRQLSLDVQTENAAIARRLYTIMKKLYPYNIELLVRKKMRLKKNNVYICRVRDGAKELLTDLQIISDDFQLNHTIAKTLIAKNNQRRAYLRGAFLAGGSVNNPETSSYHLEVYSLYKEHGEALADLMNTYELNAKTIERKKGFVTYLKEAEKISDFLNLVGAHQAMLKFEDVRIVRDMRNSVNRIVNCETANLNKTIGAAIRQVDNIRFIENTIGLDQLPEKLREIARLRVEYQDITLKELGEMVSTGVVSKSGVNHRLRKIDEIADGLRRGEQIKN